A region of Streptomyces sp. WMMC500 DNA encodes the following proteins:
- a CDS encoding acyl-CoA dehydrogenase family protein, with protein MTERKGDQTMKADLADCRTTDQARAAARDWLTRRVPGAWRTAAESGGRSAVRRIRTPDEYRAWYPEFARSGLVVPRWPLDYGGLGWPGELARAAEAELRPYHLPRLNPLGLNLTAPALFAHGTHEQRLRFLPALVSNEEVWCQLFSEPGAGSDLASLATSAVRDGEVWRITGQKVWTTWAHLADFGVLLARTDPDVPKREGITYFLLDMHQPGVDVRPLRHLGGEAEFNEVFLDGAEVPDAQRVGEAGAGWTVARATLSGERQMVSGAGSGGVDRIGGTGAGRLIRLAEDRSAQGLPHGWDDTATRHALVRLWCEEQIRSWTNARVRAGVAAGFPPGPESSIGKLHGSELNQRLQETAARMLGLGATAWTGDPAGYAEEMPPEVGAMLRSRANTIEGGTSEVNKNILAERVLGLPKEADPWEGRPWREVPRG; from the coding sequence ATGACCGAGAGGAAGGGGGACCAGACGATGAAGGCCGATCTGGCCGACTGCCGCACCACCGACCAGGCGAGGGCCGCCGCACGGGACTGGCTGACGCGCCGCGTACCCGGCGCGTGGCGCACCGCGGCCGAATCGGGCGGCCGCAGTGCGGTACGGCGGATACGGACACCGGACGAGTACCGCGCCTGGTACCCGGAGTTCGCCCGCAGCGGCCTGGTCGTACCGCGATGGCCCCTCGACTACGGCGGCCTCGGCTGGCCGGGCGAACTCGCCCGGGCGGCCGAGGCCGAGCTCCGCCCGTACCACCTGCCGCGGCTCAACCCCCTCGGTCTGAACCTCACGGCCCCGGCGCTGTTCGCCCACGGCACCCACGAGCAGCGGCTGCGCTTCCTGCCGGCGCTGGTCTCCAACGAGGAGGTCTGGTGCCAGTTGTTCAGCGAACCGGGCGCGGGCAGCGACCTCGCGTCCCTCGCGACGTCGGCGGTGCGCGACGGCGAGGTCTGGCGGATCACGGGGCAGAAGGTGTGGACCACCTGGGCCCACCTGGCCGACTTCGGTGTTCTGCTCGCCAGGACCGATCCGGACGTACCCAAGCGCGAGGGGATCACGTACTTCCTCCTCGACATGCACCAGCCGGGCGTGGACGTCCGGCCGCTGCGGCACCTCGGCGGCGAGGCCGAGTTCAACGAGGTCTTCCTCGACGGCGCCGAGGTGCCGGACGCCCAGCGGGTCGGCGAGGCCGGTGCGGGCTGGACGGTGGCCCGCGCCACGCTGAGCGGGGAGCGGCAGATGGTCTCCGGCGCGGGCTCCGGAGGAGTCGACCGTATCGGAGGCACCGGAGCCGGACGTCTCATCCGCCTCGCCGAGGACCGCAGCGCGCAGGGACTCCCCCACGGCTGGGACGACACGGCGACGCGCCACGCCCTCGTCCGGCTGTGGTGCGAGGAGCAGATCCGGTCGTGGACGAACGCCCGGGTCCGCGCCGGTGTCGCCGCCGGATTCCCGCCCGGCCCCGAGAGCTCCATCGGCAAGCTCCACGGGTCCGAGCTGAACCAGCGGCTGCAGGAGACGGCCGCCCGGATGCTCGGCCTGGGCGCGACGGCCTGGACGGGAGACCCCGCCGGCTACGCCGAGGAGATGCCCCCCGAGGTCGGCGCCATGCTGCGCAGCCGCGCGAACACGATCGAGGGCGGCACCAGCGAGGTCAACAAGAACATCCTCGCCGAGCGCGTGCTCGGCCTTCCCAAGGAGGCCGACCCGTGGGAGGGCCGGCCCTGGCGCGAGGTACCCCGAGGCTGA
- a CDS encoding acyl-CoA dehydrogenase family protein produces the protein MDDEDFEEMLRTTRQLVREFVVPAEAEIDDTDRMPQHLRDLAAQIGLYGFALPEEYDGFGLSMAHEARLVMELGYTTPAFRSMFGTNNGIAGHVLMLGGTAEQKKEYLPRMASGEWTASFALTEDEAGSDPSGLRTTARRIPEGYSLSGTKRYITNAPVADLFMVFARHGDAERPTGDISVFLVPADAPGLSVGPRDAKMGQHGAWTAEVHLDGVEVHDHALVGGAGGKGRGYLTAMACLAHGRLHIAALCVGLAERLLDETTAYALARTQSGRPIAEFQLVQGLIADSQTEVYAGRALVLAAAEAYDRGTDTRLGPSCAKYFASEMVGRVADRAVQVHGGAGYMRGVAVERFYRDARLFRIYEGTSQVQQVVIAKQALNAARDRGP, from the coding sequence ATGGACGACGAGGACTTCGAGGAGATGCTCCGCACCACCAGGCAACTGGTCAGGGAGTTCGTCGTGCCCGCGGAGGCGGAGATCGACGACACCGACCGCATGCCGCAGCACCTGAGGGACCTGGCGGCGCAGATCGGACTGTACGGCTTCGCGCTGCCCGAGGAGTACGACGGATTCGGGCTCAGCATGGCGCACGAGGCGCGGCTGGTCATGGAACTGGGCTATACGACCCCCGCCTTCCGGTCGATGTTCGGCACCAACAACGGCATCGCCGGACACGTCCTCATGCTCGGCGGGACGGCGGAGCAGAAGAAGGAGTACCTGCCGAGGATGGCCTCGGGCGAGTGGACGGCCTCCTTCGCCCTCACGGAGGACGAGGCCGGATCCGACCCGTCGGGACTGCGCACGACGGCCCGGCGGATCCCGGAGGGCTACTCGCTCTCCGGGACCAAGCGCTACATCACCAACGCCCCGGTCGCCGACCTCTTCATGGTCTTCGCCCGGCATGGCGACGCGGAACGTCCCACCGGGGACATCTCGGTCTTCCTCGTCCCCGCCGACGCTCCGGGCCTCTCCGTCGGTCCGCGGGACGCCAAGATGGGCCAGCACGGCGCCTGGACCGCCGAGGTGCACCTCGACGGTGTCGAGGTGCACGACCACGCCCTGGTCGGCGGTGCCGGCGGCAAGGGCCGCGGTTATCTCACCGCGATGGCCTGCCTGGCCCACGGCCGCCTGCACATCGCCGCGCTGTGCGTGGGCCTGGCCGAGCGCCTCCTGGACGAGACGACCGCCTACGCGCTGGCCCGCACCCAGTCCGGCCGTCCCATCGCCGAGTTCCAGCTCGTCCAGGGCCTGATCGCCGACTCCCAGACCGAGGTGTACGCCGGCCGCGCCCTCGTCCTGGCCGCGGCCGAGGCGTACGACCGCGGCACCGACACCCGGCTGGGCCCCTCGTGTGCCAAGTACTTCGCCAGCGAGATGGTCGGCCGGGTCGCCGATCGCGCCGTCCAGGTGCACGGCGGCGCCGGCTACATGCGCGGAGTCGCGGTCGAGCGCTTCTACCGCGACGCCCGCCTGTTCCGCATCTACGAGGGCACCAGCCAGGTCCAGCAGGTGGTCATCGCCAAGCAGGCGCTCAACGCCGCGCGGGATCGCGGTCCCTGA
- a CDS encoding SGNH/GDSL hydrolase family protein, translating to MTDMAPRRWRRTVTALVALATAFVVAGGVPAPAGVPTATAAGSGWVGAWGASPQPGDTGIPGMPPAASLENQTLRLVVHPHTGGSTVRVRLSNAFGDRPLTIGRATIARRTTGPAVDTSSVRPLTFAGRTSVTVARGAEITSDPVLFSLPAGQDVAVDLHLPQPTGIPTGHLEARQTSYVSTAGDHAGAASLPVSRATGSWFFLSRIDVLDATRAGVVTFGDSITDGTQSTADANNRYPDHLATELAGQSATRDLAVVNAGIGGGRLLHDRIGPRALDRFDRDVLSVPSVKYVLVQIGINDIGVADFLDPSENVTSRQIIEGYQTLIERAHARGLRAYGGTLTPVGGYIYDNPTAQKKRDEVNEWLRSTAGKPGGFDKVADFDAVIRDPANPSRLLPAYDSGDHIHPNDRGYAAMADAAEDLFL from the coding sequence ATGACTGACATGGCGCCACGCAGGTGGCGGCGTACGGTGACGGCGCTGGTCGCCCTGGCAACGGCCTTCGTGGTTGCAGGCGGCGTCCCGGCCCCGGCCGGCGTACCCACCGCCACGGCGGCCGGCTCCGGGTGGGTGGGCGCCTGGGGGGCGAGTCCACAGCCGGGCGACACCGGTATCCCCGGAATGCCGCCTGCCGCCTCGCTGGAGAACCAGACGCTGCGGCTCGTCGTGCATCCCCACACCGGCGGCTCGACGGTGCGCGTACGGTTGTCGAACGCCTTCGGCGACCGGCCGCTCACCATCGGACGGGCGACGATCGCCCGCCGCACCACCGGGCCCGCCGTGGACACGTCTTCGGTCCGCCCGCTGACGTTCGCCGGCCGGACGTCCGTGACCGTGGCGCGCGGTGCCGAGATCACGTCGGATCCCGTGCTGTTCTCGCTGCCCGCCGGGCAGGACGTGGCGGTGGACCTCCACCTTCCGCAGCCGACCGGCATCCCCACGGGTCACCTCGAAGCACGGCAGACGTCCTATGTCTCGACGGCGGGTGACCATGCCGGAGCGGCGTCGCTGCCGGTCAGCCGCGCCACCGGGAGCTGGTTCTTCCTGAGCCGCATCGACGTGCTGGACGCGACCAGGGCCGGCGTGGTGACGTTCGGCGACTCGATCACCGACGGCACGCAGTCGACCGCCGACGCCAACAACCGCTATCCCGACCACCTGGCAACCGAACTGGCGGGTCAGTCCGCCACCAGGGACCTGGCCGTGGTCAACGCCGGTATCGGAGGCGGCCGGCTGCTGCACGACCGCATCGGACCGAGGGCCTTGGACCGGTTCGACAGGGACGTGCTGTCCGTACCCTCCGTCAAGTACGTCCTGGTCCAGATCGGTATCAACGACATCGGCGTGGCCGACTTCCTCGACCCGAGCGAGAACGTGACCAGCCGGCAGATCATCGAGGGATACCAGACGCTCATCGAGCGTGCACACGCGCGGGGCCTCCGGGCCTACGGCGGGACCCTGACGCCGGTGGGCGGCTACATCTACGACAACCCCACAGCTCAGAAGAAGCGCGACGAGGTCAACGAGTGGCTGCGCTCGACCGCCGGCAAGCCCGGAGGCTTCGACAAGGTGGCCGACTTCGACGCGGTGATCCGCGACCCGGCGAACCCGTCGCGCCTCCTGCCCGCCTACGACAGCGGCGACCACATCCATCCGAACGACAGGGGATACGCCGCGATGGCCGACGCCGCCGAGGATCTGTTCCTGTAG
- a CDS encoding NADPH:quinone oxidoreductase family protein, producing the protein MRAFQLTQYAGPAGLRPAEVPAPEPGVEGVLVDVRAIGVNFPDLLMTKGLYQYRPDLPAIPGCEVAGVVERAPDGSGWTAGDRVAGFVWHGGFAEQAVLAPNSMVRIPDDVGFASAAAMVVNYHTVHFALARRGRVQRGETVLVMGAGGGIGTAAVQVALGLGASVVAGVADEGQAEIARAAGGADVVVLGKGFAERVTELTGGQGVDLVLDPLGDWLFGEGLRALAPEGRILVVGFAAGGIPEVKVNRLLMRNASVVGVAFGAFLERAPGLMAEQGRSLDRMTAAGTVRPQIGARFTFEELPDALTRLEQGSIPGKGVVVL; encoded by the coding sequence ATGCGTGCGTTCCAGCTGACGCAGTACGCGGGCCCCGCCGGGCTCCGGCCGGCCGAGGTCCCCGCGCCCGAGCCGGGAGTGGAGGGCGTCCTGGTCGACGTACGGGCGATCGGCGTGAACTTCCCCGACCTCCTCATGACGAAGGGGCTGTACCAGTACCGCCCCGACCTGCCGGCCATCCCGGGCTGTGAAGTCGCCGGTGTCGTGGAGCGCGCCCCCGACGGCTCGGGCTGGACCGCCGGCGACCGGGTGGCGGGCTTCGTCTGGCACGGCGGCTTCGCGGAACAGGCGGTCCTCGCGCCGAACTCGATGGTGCGCATACCCGACGACGTCGGCTTCGCCTCGGCCGCCGCGATGGTCGTCAACTATCACACGGTCCACTTCGCACTCGCCCGGCGTGGACGGGTGCAGCGGGGCGAGACCGTGCTCGTGATGGGCGCCGGCGGCGGTATCGGCACGGCGGCGGTCCAGGTCGCCCTCGGTCTGGGGGCCTCGGTCGTCGCCGGCGTCGCCGACGAGGGGCAGGCCGAGATCGCACGGGCCGCGGGAGGGGCCGACGTGGTCGTGCTCGGCAAGGGATTCGCGGAGCGGGTCACGGAACTGACCGGCGGGCAGGGCGTGGACCTGGTGCTCGACCCGCTCGGCGACTGGCTCTTCGGCGAGGGGCTGAGGGCCCTCGCACCCGAGGGCAGGATCCTGGTCGTCGGCTTCGCCGCCGGGGGGATCCCCGAGGTGAAGGTCAACCGCCTGCTGATGCGCAACGCGTCCGTGGTCGGCGTCGCCTTCGGCGCTTTCCTGGAGCGCGCTCCCGGTCTGATGGCCGAACAGGGCCGGTCGCTGGACCGGATGACCGCCGCCGGCACCGTGCGACCGCAGATCGGCGCCCGCTTCACCTTCGAGGAGCTGCCCGACGCACTCACCCGTCTCGAGCAGGGGTCCATCCCGGGCAAGGGCGTCGTCGTGCTCTGA
- a CDS encoding AMP-binding protein codes for MREAPRPWQRWYPASVEGRLPGSFPTLLSAWDEHVRRRPDAPAVHYFDASLSFATVDHTADALACWFRDLGVQRSDRVACYLQNDPQWLVVMLAAWKAGAVPVAVNPMLRHEELAHHLADSGAVVLVCLDHLYGEVAAEVVPRTAVRHVLTTHPVDMTPGVRIPGAVARHVPDRSTFGTTTGWREVVARYGGRRPEAAVPRPDDVAMLTYTSGTTGRAKGAMNLHSAMVHSSTVYGTWWDLRPGRDVVLCVAPVFHITGAVAGLGAAIVAGVPVVLLHRFDPEVVLRAVDRWRPTFTVAASTAFIALVSHPSLPRYDVTSLAKTLSGGAPVSAALVRRVRDATGWTLHGVYGMTETTSPTHLAPPGVPPPVDPESGALSVGIPVPGCAVRIVDPVDGRALPPGEAGEIVVSGPMVVPGYWRLPDESARAVREGWLHTGDIGKETEEGWLFVVDRLKDLINAGGYKIFPRDVEDVLHRHPAVREAAVVGVPDEYRGETVKAFVSLVPGHRVDPGELIAHCKERMAAYKYPRDVEILDELPKNAGGKVLRRELRGR; via the coding sequence GTGCGCGAAGCCCCGCGGCCCTGGCAGAGGTGGTACCCGGCATCCGTCGAGGGCCGGCTCCCGGGCTCCTTCCCGACGCTGCTGTCCGCGTGGGACGAGCACGTTCGCCGGCGCCCGGACGCGCCGGCGGTCCACTACTTCGACGCATCGCTCAGCTTCGCCACGGTCGACCACACGGCCGACGCGCTGGCGTGCTGGTTCAGGGACCTGGGCGTCCAGCGCTCCGACCGGGTGGCCTGCTACCTCCAGAACGACCCGCAGTGGCTGGTCGTCATGCTCGCCGCGTGGAAGGCGGGAGCGGTCCCGGTGGCGGTGAACCCGATGCTGCGCCACGAGGAACTGGCCCATCACCTCGCGGACTCCGGCGCGGTCGTCCTCGTCTGCCTCGACCACCTGTACGGCGAGGTCGCCGCGGAGGTCGTCCCCCGCACGGCGGTCCGGCATGTCCTGACCACGCACCCGGTCGACATGACGCCCGGGGTGCGGATTCCCGGCGCGGTGGCCCGGCACGTACCGGACCGCAGCACGTTCGGCACGACCACCGGGTGGCGGGAGGTCGTCGCCCGCTACGGCGGACGCCGCCCCGAGGCCGCGGTGCCCCGGCCGGACGACGTGGCGATGCTGACGTACACCTCCGGGACGACGGGACGCGCGAAGGGGGCGATGAACCTCCACTCGGCGATGGTGCACAGTTCGACCGTGTACGGCACGTGGTGGGACCTGCGGCCCGGCCGGGACGTGGTGCTGTGCGTGGCGCCGGTGTTCCACATCACCGGGGCGGTCGCGGGCCTGGGCGCCGCCATCGTCGCCGGCGTCCCGGTGGTGCTGCTGCACCGCTTCGACCCGGAGGTGGTGCTGCGGGCCGTCGACCGGTGGCGCCCCACCTTCACCGTCGCTGCGAGCACCGCGTTCATCGCCCTGGTCAGCCATCCCTCGCTGCCCCGCTACGACGTGACCTCGCTGGCCAAGACGCTCTCCGGCGGCGCGCCCGTGAGCGCGGCGCTCGTGCGCCGCGTGCGCGACGCCACCGGCTGGACACTCCACGGCGTCTACGGGATGACCGAGACCACCTCACCCACGCACCTGGCGCCCCCGGGAGTGCCGCCGCCGGTCGACCCCGAGTCCGGGGCCCTGTCCGTCGGCATCCCGGTGCCCGGCTGCGCGGTGCGGATCGTCGACCCCGTCGACGGCCGGGCCCTGCCGCCCGGGGAGGCCGGCGAGATCGTCGTGTCCGGCCCCATGGTGGTGCCGGGGTACTGGAGGCTGCCGGACGAGTCCGCGCGCGCCGTTCGGGAGGGGTGGCTGCACACCGGAGACATCGGCAAGGAGACGGAGGAGGGCTGGCTGTTCGTGGTGGACCGGTTGAAGGACCTGATCAACGCCGGCGGCTACAAGATCTTTCCGCGCGACGTCGAGGACGTACTCCACCGGCATCCCGCCGTGCGCGAGGCGGCGGTCGTCGGTGTACCGGACGAGTACCGCGGCGAGACGGTGAAGGCGTTCGTCTCGCTCGTTCCGGGCCACCGCGTCGATCCCGGGGAACTGATCGCGCACTGCAAGGAGCGCATGGCGGCCTACAAGTACCCGCGCGACGTCGAGATCCTCGACGAGTTGCCGAAGAACGCCGGCGGCAAAGTGCTCAGGCGAGAACTCCGGGGGCGCTGA
- a CDS encoding phosphotransferase family protein, whose protein sequence is MDTGPDALRRWLDTHAGGGVGELSVEPIAGGRSNPTYRLTDGRRRWVLRRPPFGHILPSAHDMGREHRVLTALAATGVPVPRTVGLCRDESVIGAPFYVMDMIDGVALRTRQDTARLTAGQRAGLADGMVGTLARLHEVDPAAVGLAGWGRPAGYLERQLRRWSAQWEASVTRPRPQVAELLRRLGATAPGCRHPGIVHGDFKIDNLLVDRDDPTRILGVLDWELSTLGDTLTDLGILCSFWDQEGEFHNPITAGATALPGFPTRQEVVQAYAAARDVEIEGLDWYVVFADFKIAVILEGIHARHLPGHTDDARFEGLDATVDVLLDRALERASCSVVAGLRG, encoded by the coding sequence GTGGACACCGGCCCGGACGCGCTGCGGCGCTGGCTCGACACACATGCCGGCGGCGGTGTCGGCGAGCTGTCCGTCGAACCTATCGCCGGCGGCCGGTCCAACCCGACGTACCGGCTGACCGACGGCCGCCGCCGCTGGGTGCTGCGACGCCCGCCGTTCGGCCACATCCTGCCGAGCGCCCACGACATGGGCCGCGAGCACCGCGTGCTGACGGCCCTCGCAGCAACCGGCGTGCCCGTGCCGCGGACCGTGGGTCTGTGCCGCGACGAGTCCGTGATCGGGGCCCCGTTCTACGTGATGGACATGATCGACGGTGTCGCCCTGCGCACCCGGCAGGACACCGCGCGGCTGACGGCCGGGCAGCGCGCCGGTCTGGCCGACGGGATGGTCGGCACGCTGGCACGGCTCCACGAGGTGGACCCCGCCGCCGTCGGGCTCGCCGGCTGGGGCCGTCCCGCGGGGTACCTGGAACGGCAGCTCCGGCGGTGGTCCGCGCAGTGGGAGGCGTCGGTGACCCGGCCGCGGCCCCAGGTCGCGGAGCTGCTGCGGCGGCTCGGCGCGACCGCACCCGGCTGCAGGCACCCGGGGATCGTCCACGGTGACTTCAAGATCGACAATCTGCTGGTGGACCGGGACGACCCGACGCGCATCCTCGGCGTACTCGACTGGGAGCTGTCGACCCTCGGCGACACCCTCACCGATCTGGGCATCCTGTGCTCCTTCTGGGACCAGGAAGGCGAGTTCCACAACCCGATCACCGCCGGAGCCACGGCGCTCCCCGGCTTCCCGACCCGCCAGGAGGTCGTGCAGGCGTACGCCGCCGCCCGGGATGTCGAGATCGAAGGGCTCGACTGGTACGTCGTCTTCGCCGATTTCAAGATCGCCGTCATTCTCGAGGGCATCCATGCCCGGCATCTGCCGGGCCACACGGACGACGCACGCTTCGAAGGTCTCGACGCGACGGTGGACGTGCTCCTCGACCGGGCCCTCGAACGCGCCTCCTGCTCGGTCGTCGCCGGACTGCGCGGGTGA
- a CDS encoding acyl-CoA dehydrogenase family protein — protein sequence MHTHVFPAERAYEDHRAAAGPRDHSVPPVVEELKTLARARGLWNLFLPAVSGLSQLDYAGLAEITGWSMHLAPEATNGSAPDTGNMELLHLFGTDEQKKHWLVPLLAGEIRSAFSMTEKDVASSDATTIRTRIERDGDTYVINGRKWWTSGAADPRCAVLIVMGRTDPTAARHRQQSMILVPVGTPGVTILRDVPVFGRHDQHGHCEIVYDDVRVPAGNLLGAEGEGFAIAQARLGPGRIHHCMRALGAAERALALMTARAASRVAFGRPLAEQGVVRQQIAESRIAVDQARLLCRLAARAIDVHGNKAAGPYVSAAKVAVPRVTLDVVDRAIQVHGGAGVSDDVPLTAMYGWHRAMRIFDGPDEVHLRTIAKAELDRSAAPSSGDA from the coding sequence ATGCACACCCACGTGTTCCCGGCGGAGCGCGCCTACGAGGATCACCGCGCGGCGGCCGGGCCGCGGGACCACAGCGTTCCGCCGGTCGTCGAGGAGCTGAAGACGCTGGCACGCGCACGCGGGCTGTGGAACCTCTTCCTTCCCGCCGTCTCCGGCCTCAGCCAGCTCGACTACGCGGGCCTGGCGGAGATCACGGGCTGGAGCATGCACCTCGCGCCCGAGGCGACGAACGGATCCGCCCCTGACACCGGCAACATGGAACTGCTGCACCTGTTCGGCACCGATGAGCAGAAGAAACACTGGCTGGTGCCGCTGCTGGCCGGGGAGATCCGGTCCGCGTTCTCGATGACCGAGAAGGACGTGGCGAGTTCGGACGCGACCACCATCAGGACCCGGATCGAGCGGGACGGCGACACCTATGTCATCAACGGCCGCAAATGGTGGACCAGCGGGGCGGCGGACCCGCGCTGCGCGGTGCTCATCGTCATGGGCAGGACGGACCCCACCGCGGCGCGGCACCGGCAGCAGTCCATGATCCTGGTCCCGGTGGGCACCCCCGGTGTCACGATCCTGCGCGATGTCCCGGTCTTCGGCCGCCACGACCAGCACGGCCACTGCGAGATCGTCTACGACGACGTCCGGGTGCCGGCCGGCAACCTGCTCGGTGCGGAGGGAGAGGGGTTCGCCATCGCCCAGGCCCGGCTCGGGCCGGGACGCATCCACCACTGCATGCGTGCGCTCGGCGCCGCGGAGCGGGCCCTCGCGCTGATGACCGCCCGTGCGGCGTCGCGGGTCGCGTTCGGCAGGCCGCTCGCCGAGCAGGGCGTGGTACGGCAGCAGATCGCCGAGTCCCGTATCGCCGTCGACCAGGCGCGGCTGCTGTGCCGGCTGGCGGCCCGGGCGATCGACGTGCACGGCAACAAGGCGGCGGGCCCGTACGTGTCGGCGGCCAAGGTGGCCGTGCCCCGGGTCACGCTCGACGTCGTCGACCGGGCCATCCAGGTCCACGGCGGGGCCGGCGTGAGCGACGACGTACCGCTGACGGCCATGTACGGCTGGCACCGGGCGATGCGGATCTTCGACGGTCCCGACGAGGTGCACCTGCGGACGATCGCCAAGGCCGAGCTCGACCGCTCCGCGGCCCCGTCCTCCGGCGATGCGTGA